In one window of Arthrobacter pascens DNA:
- the aceA gene encoding isocitrate lyase, with the protein MTAAFEPTQPSAQDMASEQAAALELEWAANPRWEGVTRDYKATDVVRLRGRVSEEHTLARRGSEKLWKQLTEEHRTGGYTNALGALTGNQAVQQVKAGLRAIYLSGWQVAADANNSGHTYPDQSLYPANSVPTVVRRINNALLRADQIEFSEGIQTVEDWMVPIIADAEAGFGGPLNAYELMKSMIAAGASGVHWEDQLASEKKCGHLGGKVLIPSQQHVRTLNAARLAADVAGTPSVIIARTDAEAATLITSDVDERDQEFITGERTAEGFYKVRNGIEPCIARAKAYAPYSDLIWMETGTPDLELARKFAEAVKADFPDQMLSYNCSPSFNWRKHLDDATIAKFQRELGAMGFTFQFITLAGFHALNYSMFDLAHGYAREGMSAYVELQEKEFASESRGYTATKHQREVGTGYFDDIATALNPNASTLALVGSTEEGQFH; encoded by the coding sequence ATGACTGCAGCATTTGAGCCTACCCAGCCGTCCGCCCAGGACATGGCAAGCGAGCAGGCTGCCGCCCTGGAGCTCGAGTGGGCCGCCAATCCCCGCTGGGAAGGTGTGACCCGTGACTATAAGGCAACGGACGTCGTCCGTCTCCGCGGCCGTGTCTCCGAGGAACATACCTTGGCCCGCCGCGGTTCGGAGAAGCTGTGGAAGCAGCTCACCGAGGAGCACCGGACCGGTGGCTACACGAACGCTCTGGGCGCGTTGACCGGTAACCAGGCTGTGCAGCAGGTCAAGGCCGGCCTGCGGGCCATCTACCTTTCGGGGTGGCAGGTCGCTGCGGACGCGAACAACTCCGGTCACACCTACCCGGATCAGTCCCTCTACCCGGCCAACTCGGTTCCCACCGTGGTCCGGCGGATCAACAACGCTTTGCTGCGGGCGGATCAGATCGAGTTCTCCGAGGGCATCCAGACCGTTGAGGACTGGATGGTCCCGATCATTGCCGACGCCGAGGCCGGCTTCGGCGGCCCGCTGAACGCCTACGAGCTGATGAAATCCATGATCGCCGCCGGCGCGTCAGGCGTGCACTGGGAGGACCAGCTCGCGTCTGAGAAGAAATGCGGGCACCTCGGCGGCAAGGTCCTGATCCCGTCCCAGCAGCACGTCCGGACCCTGAACGCGGCCCGCCTGGCGGCCGACGTCGCCGGCACCCCGTCGGTGATCATCGCCCGCACTGACGCGGAGGCAGCCACCCTGATCACTTCCGACGTCGACGAACGGGACCAGGAATTCATCACCGGTGAGAGGACCGCGGAGGGCTTCTACAAGGTCCGCAACGGGATCGAGCCCTGCATCGCCCGCGCCAAGGCCTACGCCCCGTACTCGGACCTGATCTGGATGGAGACCGGCACCCCTGACCTGGAACTGGCCCGCAAATTCGCCGAAGCCGTCAAGGCCGACTTCCCGGACCAGATGCTCTCCTACAACTGCTCGCCCTCGTTCAACTGGCGCAAGCACCTGGACGACGCCACTATCGCGAAGTTCCAGCGCGAACTCGGCGCGATGGGCTTCACGTTCCAGTTCATCACCCTGGCCGGCTTCCACGCCCTGAACTACTCGATGTTCGACCTCGCCCACGGCTACGCCCGCGAAGGCATGAGCGCCTACGTCGAACTCCAGGAAAAGGAATTCGCCTCCGAGTCCCGCGGCTACACCGCGACCAAGCACCAGCGCGAAGTCGGCACCGGCTACTTCGACGACATCGCCACCGCGCTCAACCCGAACGCCTCCACCCTCGCCCTGGTCGGATCGACCGAAGAGGGCCAGTTCCACTAA
- the adhP gene encoding alcohol dehydrogenase AdhP has translation MQAAVVTEFGKDLQIQTLPVPVPGRGQALVKVLTTGVCHTDLHAAEGDWPVKPSPPFIPGHEGVGEVVALGEGVTDLAVGDLVGNAWLWSACGDCQYCRTGWETLCEAQQNAGYSVDGSFGEYMLVDSRFAARIPAGSDPVEIAPVLCAGVTVYKGLKMTETRPGQWVTISGIGGLGHIAVQYAVAMGLRVAAVDIADDKLALAKKHGAELTVNALHEDPVEVIQRETGGCHGVLVTAVHPSAFGQAIGMARRGGTIVFNGLPPGDFPAPIFEIVLKGLTVRGSIVGTRQDLQEALEFYSQGKIHPTVSIRELSEVNTVLDEMKHAKIDGRVVIKY, from the coding sequence ATGCAAGCAGCAGTAGTTACCGAATTCGGCAAGGATCTTCAGATCCAGACCCTCCCCGTTCCCGTGCCCGGCCGGGGGCAGGCCCTGGTCAAGGTACTCACCACTGGCGTCTGCCACACTGACCTGCACGCCGCGGAGGGCGACTGGCCAGTCAAGCCGTCACCGCCGTTCATCCCCGGCCACGAAGGAGTCGGCGAGGTCGTTGCCCTCGGAGAGGGCGTCACCGATCTGGCAGTCGGCGATCTTGTGGGCAACGCCTGGCTCTGGTCGGCCTGCGGCGACTGCCAGTACTGCCGGACCGGTTGGGAAACCCTGTGCGAGGCCCAGCAGAACGCCGGCTACAGCGTTGACGGCTCCTTCGGCGAGTACATGCTGGTGGACAGCCGTTTTGCCGCCCGCATCCCGGCCGGATCCGACCCTGTGGAAATCGCGCCCGTGCTCTGCGCCGGCGTCACTGTCTACAAGGGGCTGAAGATGACCGAGACCCGGCCCGGCCAATGGGTCACCATCTCCGGGATCGGCGGGCTCGGCCACATCGCCGTCCAGTACGCGGTGGCCATGGGCCTCCGGGTCGCCGCGGTGGACATCGCCGACGACAAGCTGGCCCTGGCCAAAAAACACGGAGCCGAGCTGACCGTCAACGCCCTGCACGAAGATCCCGTCGAAGTCATTCAGCGCGAAACCGGAGGTTGCCATGGAGTCCTGGTCACTGCAGTGCACCCGTCGGCATTCGGGCAGGCGATCGGGATGGCCCGCCGCGGCGGCACCATCGTGTTCAACGGCCTGCCGCCGGGCGACTTCCCGGCACCCATCTTCGAGATTGTGCTCAAGGGCCTGACCGTCCGCGGCTCCATTGTGGGAACACGGCAGGACCTCCAGGAAGCCCTGGAATTCTACTCCCAGGGCAAGATCCACCCCACTGTGTCGATCCGGGAGCTTTCCGAAGTGAATACCGTCCTTGACGAGATGAAGCACGCCAAGATCGACGGCCGCGTCGTTATCAAGTACTGA
- a CDS encoding D-2-hydroxyacid dehydrogenase: MMNTMTSETIVAIAVPLEPELVDSIRAVDPSVTVLYDPELLPPERFPADHSGDPGFRRTPEQENRYWSMLNRAQVLYGFPNEDPAGLARIARENPRLQWVHAMAAGAGGAVKASGLDQATLGKFHVTTSAGVHALPLAEFAALGILNGFKRSAELAQDQAAKVWPELRTPTRLVSGSTLVVTGLGEIGLETASIARALGMKVTGTKRTVEPIEGIEQVTDNDGLAGLLASADAVVNTLPGTPYTEKLFNREAFGAMKPGTVFVNVGRGTVVDEDALLEALDNGQVSYACLDVFAVEPLPQDSRLWDHPKVMVSPHTSALSSAENRLIAERFCSNLRTFLAGGDLPHLVDTLHFY, from the coding sequence ATGATGAACACTATGACGTCTGAAACCATCGTCGCGATCGCCGTCCCCCTCGAACCAGAGCTGGTTGACAGCATCCGCGCCGTAGACCCCTCCGTTACCGTTCTCTACGACCCGGAACTGCTGCCACCTGAGCGCTTTCCGGCGGATCACTCCGGTGATCCCGGCTTCAGGCGAACTCCCGAGCAGGAGAACCGCTACTGGTCAATGCTGAACCGGGCCCAGGTCCTGTACGGCTTTCCGAACGAGGACCCGGCCGGCCTTGCCCGGATCGCGCGTGAGAACCCTCGGCTGCAATGGGTGCACGCCATGGCTGCCGGAGCTGGTGGGGCCGTCAAAGCGTCCGGCCTGGACCAGGCAACACTGGGGAAGTTCCACGTAACCACCTCCGCCGGTGTCCATGCCCTGCCGCTTGCCGAATTCGCCGCACTGGGGATTCTCAACGGCTTCAAGCGCAGCGCCGAACTGGCACAGGACCAGGCCGCGAAGGTGTGGCCTGAGCTGAGGACCCCCACACGGCTCGTCAGCGGTTCCACCCTGGTGGTGACCGGCCTGGGCGAAATCGGCCTGGAGACGGCCAGCATCGCGCGTGCCCTGGGAATGAAGGTCACGGGCACCAAGCGGACAGTGGAACCCATCGAGGGCATCGAGCAGGTCACGGACAATGACGGCCTCGCCGGCCTGCTCGCCTCTGCCGACGCCGTCGTGAACACCCTGCCCGGCACACCGTATACGGAAAAGCTCTTCAACCGCGAGGCATTTGGCGCAATGAAGCCAGGCACCGTCTTCGTCAACGTGGGACGTGGCACCGTGGTAGACGAGGACGCCTTGCTGGAAGCCCTGGACAACGGGCAGGTCTCGTATGCCTGCCTCGACGTGTTCGCGGTGGAGCCTCTGCCCCAGGACAGCCGGCTGTGGGACCACCCCAAAGTCATGGTGTCGCCGCACACTTCCGCACTCAGTTCGGCCGAGAACCGCCTCATCGCGGAGCGCTTCTGCAGTAACCTGCGCACCTTCCTCGCCGGCGGCGACCTCCCCCACCTCGTGGACACCCTTCACTTCTACTGA
- a CDS encoding FadR/GntR family transcriptional regulator, producing MSTSLHHRAIENLGTRIVTGDLPAGHVMLAEQLEEELRVSRSVIREAVRVLQSLGLVETIKRVGIRVLPSSSWNPFDPLVIRWRLAGEGRGAQLRSLAELRSAVEPVAAELAAANAPVKLRHELVDISHAMREAGHAGDVPRFLELDIHFHSLLLSGSGNEMFANLMGQVAETLTGRTVHGLMPDHPHETALQWHVDLAEAVAAGDGPAARDASDRIMRRTMAEMEPTWTEQPRVFIPVRHH from the coding sequence ATGTCCACCAGCCTGCACCACCGCGCCATCGAGAACCTTGGCACCAGGATCGTCACCGGCGATCTTCCCGCCGGCCATGTCATGCTGGCCGAACAGCTCGAGGAAGAGCTGAGGGTGTCGCGCTCCGTCATCCGGGAGGCAGTGCGGGTGCTGCAGTCCCTGGGCCTGGTTGAGACGATCAAGCGAGTCGGCATCCGGGTCCTTCCGTCCAGCAGCTGGAACCCCTTTGATCCTTTGGTCATCCGCTGGCGCCTCGCAGGAGAAGGCCGGGGCGCCCAACTGCGCTCCCTCGCCGAGTTGAGGTCCGCCGTCGAGCCTGTTGCCGCGGAGCTGGCAGCGGCCAATGCCCCTGTCAAACTGCGGCACGAGCTGGTGGATATATCGCACGCCATGCGCGAGGCGGGCCACGCGGGTGATGTGCCGAGGTTCCTGGAGCTGGACATCCATTTCCACTCCCTCCTCCTCTCCGGTTCCGGCAATGAGATGTTCGCGAACCTGATGGGCCAGGTCGCCGAGACGTTGACCGGACGTACAGTCCACGGCCTGATGCCAGACCATCCTCATGAGACAGCCTTGCAGTGGCATGTGGACCTCGCGGAAGCCGTTGCGGCGGGCGACGGTCCCGCGGCACGGGACGCCTCCGACCGCATCATGCGCCGCACCATGGCTGAAATGGAACCGACCTGGACGGAGCAGCCCAGGGTGTTCATTCCCGTGCGTCATCACTAG
- the gndA gene encoding NADP-dependent phosphogluconate dehydrogenase has protein sequence MSAHIGVTGLAVMGANLARNLARNGFTVALHNRSVEKTDALLEKHGNDGDFVRTETLQELVDSLEKPRRVLIMVKAGKPVDSVIEQLEPLLEAGDIIIDAGNSHYEDTRRREAALAKKDLHFVGIGVSGGEEGALNGPSIMPGGSRESYDALGPLLEKIAAQVDGQPCCAWIGTDGAGHFVKMVHNGIEYADMQVIGEAFDLLRSGAGIEPAEQAKIFAEWNKGDLASFLIEISAEVLGHVDGKTGKPFVDVVVDAAGQKGTGRWTVISALELGSPTSGIAESVFARALSSQAEQRKLAQELLAGEEINVDVPETFVEDVRQALYASKLVSYAQGLDMLTSAAVEYGWDLKLDEIASLWRGGCIIRAELLKEITKAYAAEDKPANLLFAPAFTKAIAEVLPAWRRVVSTAVQLGIPVPVFSSSLAYYDGLRRKRLPAAVIQGQRDLFGAHTYGRVDAEGTFHTLWGEDKSEIEAVDTH, from the coding sequence ATGTCAGCACACATCGGTGTCACCGGCCTTGCGGTGATGGGCGCCAACCTGGCCCGCAACCTGGCCCGGAACGGCTTCACCGTCGCCCTGCACAACAGGTCGGTCGAGAAGACTGATGCACTGCTCGAAAAGCACGGCAACGACGGGGACTTTGTCCGGACTGAAACCCTGCAGGAACTCGTTGATTCCCTGGAGAAGCCCCGCCGCGTCCTGATCATGGTCAAGGCCGGCAAACCGGTCGACTCCGTGATCGAGCAGCTTGAACCGCTCCTGGAGGCCGGCGACATCATCATCGACGCCGGCAACTCGCACTACGAGGACACCCGGCGCCGCGAAGCCGCGCTGGCGAAGAAGGACCTGCACTTCGTGGGCATCGGCGTCTCCGGCGGTGAGGAAGGCGCCCTCAACGGACCGTCCATCATGCCGGGCGGCTCCAGGGAGTCCTACGATGCACTGGGCCCGCTGCTTGAGAAGATCGCTGCCCAGGTCGACGGCCAGCCCTGCTGCGCCTGGATCGGCACCGACGGCGCGGGCCACTTCGTCAAGATGGTCCACAACGGCATCGAGTATGCCGACATGCAGGTCATCGGCGAAGCTTTTGACCTGCTCCGCTCAGGTGCAGGCATCGAGCCAGCAGAGCAAGCCAAGATCTTCGCTGAGTGGAACAAGGGCGATCTGGCCTCCTTCCTGATCGAGATCTCCGCCGAAGTCCTGGGCCACGTGGACGGCAAAACGGGCAAGCCGTTCGTTGACGTGGTGGTTGACGCCGCAGGCCAGAAGGGCACAGGTCGCTGGACTGTCATCTCAGCCCTTGAGCTCGGATCACCCACGTCCGGCATCGCCGAGTCCGTGTTTGCCCGCGCGCTGTCCTCCCAGGCAGAGCAGCGCAAGCTCGCCCAGGAGCTGCTCGCCGGTGAGGAAATCAACGTCGACGTTCCGGAAACCTTTGTTGAGGATGTCCGCCAGGCGCTGTACGCGTCCAAGCTGGTCTCCTACGCCCAGGGCCTGGACATGCTGACCTCCGCCGCCGTGGAATACGGATGGGACCTGAAGCTGGATGAGATCGCTTCGCTGTGGCGCGGCGGGTGCATCATCCGCGCCGAACTCCTGAAGGAAATCACCAAGGCCTATGCTGCCGAGGACAAGCCGGCCAACCTGCTGTTCGCCCCGGCATTCACCAAGGCCATCGCCGAGGTCCTGCCTGCCTGGCGCCGTGTGGTCTCCACCGCCGTCCAGCTGGGCATCCCGGTCCCGGTCTTTTCCTCTTCACTTGCCTACTACGACGGCCTGCGCCGCAAGCGCCTGCCTGCTGCAGTGATCCAGGGCCAGCGTGACCTCTTCGGCGCGCACACCTACGGCCGGGTCGACGCCGAGGGCACATTCCACACCCTGTGGGGCGAGGACAAGTCCGAAATCGAAGCCGTGGACACACACTAA
- a CDS encoding SDR family NAD(P)-dependent oxidoreductase, protein MATPVVLITGASAGIGFEAARKLSSHGFTVYAGASPG, encoded by the coding sequence ATGGCCACACCAGTAGTCCTCATCACTGGAGCATCCGCCGGGATCGGTTTCGAAGCTGCCAGGAAGCTCAGCAGCCACGGGTTCACCGTCTATGCCGGCGCCTCGCCAGGATGA
- a CDS encoding SDR family NAD(P)-dependent oxidoreductase → MRRAGQGRIINISSIGGKFYEPLGTWYHATKFAVEGHERRPAAGTEAARDHRVHHRSGQHAERLIAGAVLHAASSAHPRTRYPVGRGARPILGLRRLLPDRLYDALVMAVLKTRGGLSVRDGIRSRIRPGRRPVWSPAARRGGATWQGPR, encoded by the coding sequence ATGCGCCGGGCCGGCCAGGGACGGATCATCAACATCTCATCCATCGGCGGCAAGTTCTATGAGCCATTGGGCACCTGGTACCACGCGACGAAGTTCGCTGTAGAGGGGCATGAGCGACGCCCTGCGGCTGGAACTGAAGCCGCACGGGATCACCGTGTCCATCATCGATCCGGCCAGCACGCAGAGCGATTGATTGCCGGCGCCGTACTCCACGCTGCCAGCTCCGCACACCCCAGGACCCGGTATCCGGTGGGCAGGGGCGCCAGGCCCATTCTTGGTCTCAGGCGGCTCTTGCCGGACCGGCTTTACGACGCGCTGGTCATGGCAGTGCTGAAAACGCGTGGCGGGCTGAGCGTCAGAGATGGTATTCGATCTCGTATTCGGCCGGGTCGACGGCCGGTTTGGTCTCCCGCTGCGCGTCGCGGTGGCGCCACTTGGCAGGGACCCCGGTAA
- the epsC gene encoding serine O-acetyltransferase EpsC, translating into MGFFARLKEDLDAARSHDPAARGSFENFFAYSGLHAIWIHRLTHRMWQNPGLRFPARLVSQLGRFLTGIEIHPGATIGRRFFIDHGMGVVIGETAEIGEDVMIYHGVTLGGRSLAKVKRHPTIGDRVTIGAGAKILGPIIIGRDSAVGANAVVVKDAPPESIVTGVPAKWRHRDAQRETKPAVDPAEYEIEYHL; encoded by the coding sequence GTGGGCTTTTTCGCAAGACTTAAGGAAGACCTCGACGCCGCCCGGTCGCACGACCCGGCGGCTCGAGGTTCTTTTGAGAACTTTTTCGCCTATTCAGGGCTGCATGCCATCTGGATCCACCGGCTGACCCACCGTATGTGGCAGAATCCAGGCCTGCGATTCCCGGCCCGGCTTGTGTCCCAGCTTGGCCGGTTCCTGACGGGCATCGAGATCCATCCCGGCGCGACGATCGGCCGGCGGTTCTTCATTGACCACGGCATGGGCGTGGTCATCGGGGAGACGGCCGAAATCGGCGAGGACGTGATGATCTATCACGGCGTGACTCTCGGCGGCCGTTCCCTGGCAAAGGTCAAGCGCCACCCCACTATCGGCGACCGTGTGACCATCGGCGCGGGCGCCAAAATCCTGGGGCCTATCATCATCGGCCGGGACAGCGCTGTGGGTGCCAACGCCGTGGTAGTCAAGGACGCACCGCCGGAATCGATCGTTACCGGGGTCCCTGCCAAGTGGCGCCACCGCGACGCGCAGCGGGAGACCAAACCGGCCGTCGACCCGGCCGAATACGAGATCGAATACCATCTCTGA